The Rhododendron vialii isolate Sample 1 chromosome 8a, ASM3025357v1 genome has a window encoding:
- the LOC131335520 gene encoding 17.4 kDa class III heat shock protein isoform X1, giving the protein MFPRPAVHHIPDSSRPLVFAVGLPESTRIFPSRTFPPPLFNFQNSASSFHSCKSNHLFVTGITSQLQILPNQFAPSGTHRNPTGLFFFQRCFASWVLFISVFLSFDIWVLKNFDYFAESVGFPKGMSAVDSGVLDIHLLNFPDGMGKLVFPSRSNETHENKGVSSIPVDILETPKHFTFFMDVPGLSKSDIQVTVEEDNNLVIRSNGKRKREDGDEEDCKYLRLERRAPQKLMRKFRIPENSNVNAITAKCENGVLTVTIEKLPPPPKSKTVEVAIA; this is encoded by the exons ATGTTTCCCCGTCCGGCTGTTCATCACATTCCCGACTCTTCTAGACCTTTGGTTTTCGCAGTGGGCTTACCAGAATCAACTAGAATTTTCCCCTCTCGAACTTTCCCACCTCCCCTTTTTAACTTCCAAAATTCCGCCTCATCATTCCATTCCTGCAAATCAAACCACCTCTTCGTAACAGGCATTACGTCCCAACTGCAAATTCTTCCAAATCAATTCGCTCCCTCAGGTACCCACAGAAATCCAACtggtctttttttctttcaacgtTGTTTTGCTTCTTGGGTTCTCTTTATATCTGTTTTTCTGTCTTTTGACATCTGGGTTTTGAAGAATTTCGATTATTTTGCAGAGTCTGTTGGTTTTCCGAAAGGGATGAGCGCTGTAGATTCAGGCGTGCTGGATATCCACCTCCTCAATTTCCCTGACGGTATGGGGAAGTTGGTGTTCCCTTCACGTTCAAACGAGACGCATGAGAACAAGGGCGTGTCGAGTATCCCAGTCGACATTCTCGAGACCCCCAAGCACTTCACTTTCTTCATGGATGTCCCTGGTTTATCCAAGTCTGACATTCAG GTGACCGTCGAGGAGGATAACAATCTGGTGATTCGGAGCAACGGGAAAAGGAAACGCGAAGATGGGGATGAAGAAGACTGCAAGTACCTCAGGCTTGAGAGGAGGGCACCTCAGAAACTGATGAGGAAGTTCCGCATACCCGAGAATAGCAATGTCAATGCCATCACAGCGAAATGCGAGAATGGGGTGTTAACTGTGACAATTGAGAAGCTGCCGCCTCCACCCAAGTCCAAGACTGTCGAAGTCGCCATAGCATAA
- the LOC131335520 gene encoding 17.4 kDa class III heat shock protein isoform X2 produces MFPRPAVHHIPDSSRPLVFAVGLPESTRIFPSRTFPPPLFNFQNSASSFHSCKSNHLFVTGITSQLQILPNQFAPSESVGFPKGMSAVDSGVLDIHLLNFPDGMGKLVFPSRSNETHENKGVSSIPVDILETPKHFTFFMDVPGLSKSDIQVTVEEDNNLVIRSNGKRKREDGDEEDCKYLRLERRAPQKLMRKFRIPENSNVNAITAKCENGVLTVTIEKLPPPPKSKTVEVAIA; encoded by the exons ATGTTTCCCCGTCCGGCTGTTCATCACATTCCCGACTCTTCTAGACCTTTGGTTTTCGCAGTGGGCTTACCAGAATCAACTAGAATTTTCCCCTCTCGAACTTTCCCACCTCCCCTTTTTAACTTCCAAAATTCCGCCTCATCATTCCATTCCTGCAAATCAAACCACCTCTTCGTAACAGGCATTACGTCCCAACTGCAAATTCTTCCAAATCAATTCGCTCCCTCAG AGTCTGTTGGTTTTCCGAAAGGGATGAGCGCTGTAGATTCAGGCGTGCTGGATATCCACCTCCTCAATTTCCCTGACGGTATGGGGAAGTTGGTGTTCCCTTCACGTTCAAACGAGACGCATGAGAACAAGGGCGTGTCGAGTATCCCAGTCGACATTCTCGAGACCCCCAAGCACTTCACTTTCTTCATGGATGTCCCTGGTTTATCCAAGTCTGACATTCAG GTGACCGTCGAGGAGGATAACAATCTGGTGATTCGGAGCAACGGGAAAAGGAAACGCGAAGATGGGGATGAAGAAGACTGCAAGTACCTCAGGCTTGAGAGGAGGGCACCTCAGAAACTGATGAGGAAGTTCCGCATACCCGAGAATAGCAATGTCAATGCCATCACAGCGAAATGCGAGAATGGGGTGTTAACTGTGACAATTGAGAAGCTGCCGCCTCCACCCAAGTCCAAGACTGTCGAAGTCGCCATAGCATAA
- the LOC131335520 gene encoding 17.4 kDa class III heat shock protein isoform X3: MSAVDSGVLDIHLLNFPDGMGKLVFPSRSNETHENKGVSSIPVDILETPKHFTFFMDVPGLSKSDIQVTVEEDNNLVIRSNGKRKREDGDEEDCKYLRLERRAPQKLMRKFRIPENSNVNAITAKCENGVLTVTIEKLPPPPKSKTVEVAIA, translated from the exons ATGAGCGCTGTAGATTCAGGCGTGCTGGATATCCACCTCCTCAATTTCCCTGACGGTATGGGGAAGTTGGTGTTCCCTTCACGTTCAAACGAGACGCATGAGAACAAGGGCGTGTCGAGTATCCCAGTCGACATTCTCGAGACCCCCAAGCACTTCACTTTCTTCATGGATGTCCCTGGTTTATCCAAGTCTGACATTCAG GTGACCGTCGAGGAGGATAACAATCTGGTGATTCGGAGCAACGGGAAAAGGAAACGCGAAGATGGGGATGAAGAAGACTGCAAGTACCTCAGGCTTGAGAGGAGGGCACCTCAGAAACTGATGAGGAAGTTCCGCATACCCGAGAATAGCAATGTCAATGCCATCACAGCGAAATGCGAGAATGGGGTGTTAACTGTGACAATTGAGAAGCTGCCGCCTCCACCCAAGTCCAAGACTGTCGAAGTCGCCATAGCATAA